In Candidatus Paceibacterota bacterium, a single genomic region encodes these proteins:
- a CDS encoding Fur family transcriptional regulator → MAEQHELRQRGLRLTPQRELVLSAVRELGHATPEEVAERVRQSHPGINLSTVYRNLETLENVGLVQHTHLGHGGATYHAAEELTHLHLVCGTCGSVGDAPIEVAANFVNSLADDYGFKTDVTHFAVYGTCADCARDDI, encoded by the coding sequence ATGGCCGAACAGCATGAACTTCGCCAAAGAGGATTACGCCTCACCCCGCAACGAGAGCTCGTGCTCTCAGCTGTCCGTGAGTTGGGACATGCGACACCAGAAGAAGTCGCCGAGCGGGTTCGGCAGTCTCATCCCGGAATAAATCTTTCGACGGTTTATCGAAACCTCGAAACCCTGGAAAATGTGGGATTGGTGCAACACACCCACCTCGGTCATGGTGGCGCCACCTATCACGCCGCTGAAGAACTCACTCATCTCCACCTTGTTTGCGGAACGTGTGGATCTGTCGGTGACGCACCCATCGAAGTTGCGGCTAATTTCGTGAATTCGTTGGCCGATGATTATGGTTTCAAGACCGATGTCACTCATTTTGCGGTGTACGGCACCTGCGCTGACTGCGCTCGAGACGACATTTAA
- a CDS encoding FABP family protein gives MAFTIPEGLHPDLNPLAWLVGTWRGKGRGEYEGIEPFQFAHEVVFGHDGRPFLNYYSRSWLIDDDDEIIRPGASETGFWRVKPGNTLEVIIAHNTGIAEGWVGRFDGPKIQLVMDQGYSAPSAKIVTEGSRLYGLVEGELFFAYDMAAEGKLMQPHLWSTLPRSYE, from the coding sequence ATGGCTTTTACTATTCCCGAGGGCCTGCATCCGGACCTCAATCCGCTTGCATGGCTGGTTGGAACCTGGCGGGGAAAAGGACGCGGAGAGTACGAAGGTATTGAGCCCTTTCAATTTGCGCACGAAGTTGTGTTTGGCCACGACGGTCGCCCCTTCCTGAACTATTACTCTCGCTCCTGGCTCATTGATGATGATGACGAAATAATTCGTCCGGGTGCTTCCGAAACTGGATTTTGGCGGGTGAAGCCGGGCAACACTCTCGAAGTCATCATTGCCCACAACACGGGAATTGCCGAGGGTTGGGTTGGTCGATTCGACGGACCCAAAATACAACTTGTGATGGATCAAGGTTATTCAGCACCTTCAGCGAAAATTGTTACAGAAGGTTCGCGGTTGTATGGCCTGGTCGAGGGCGAACTCTTTTTCGCTTATGACATGGCCGCGGAGGGCAAACTGATGCAACCGCATCTCTGGTCGACACTTCCGCGTTCTTACGAATAA
- a CDS encoding asparaginase: MATDQIGEVLAEVVRSGFVESQHRGHMVLLGADGSIHLSRGNPSLLIYPRSSIKSIQASAMVRAGMQLEPRLLALVAASHSGSEIHQSAAREILLLANLDESALQNAKDRPLGEADRIKWGGKPGTSLAQNCSGKHSGMLLTSVINGWPTESYLHPEHPVQVACRVELESLAGEEVSFVSVDGCGAPLFLISLLGLARAIRNITISTDPIHRSVIGACRDFPEMVAGEGRLTTRKMREIPGLFLKEGAEGVQVASLPDGRSLAVKVDDGSARALGVLLVAALESFGVVSSSESTPIYGGKEVVGSIRANF; the protein is encoded by the coding sequence ATGGCTACCGATCAGATCGGAGAAGTACTGGCGGAGGTTGTCAGGAGCGGTTTCGTAGAATCACAGCACCGCGGACACATGGTTCTTCTTGGTGCTGATGGGAGCATCCACCTTTCGCGGGGAAATCCTTCTCTTCTTATCTATCCGCGCTCATCGATTAAGAGTATTCAAGCCTCCGCCATGGTTCGCGCAGGAATGCAATTGGAACCTCGGTTGTTGGCACTCGTTGCGGCAAGTCATTCTGGATCTGAAATACACCAGAGTGCTGCGCGAGAAATTTTACTCCTCGCCAATCTTGATGAGTCGGCTCTGCAGAATGCGAAAGATAGACCGTTGGGTGAAGCAGATCGAATCAAGTGGGGTGGCAAACCCGGTACCTCCTTGGCACAAAATTGCAGCGGAAAGCATTCAGGCATGCTTCTGACGTCGGTGATAAATGGGTGGCCTACTGAAAGTTATCTTCATCCAGAACATCCAGTTCAGGTGGCCTGCAGAGTCGAACTGGAATCCTTAGCCGGGGAAGAAGTTTCTTTCGTGAGTGTGGACGGTTGTGGTGCGCCCCTCTTCCTCATTTCGCTGCTGGGATTAGCGCGTGCGATTCGCAACATCACGATTTCCACCGATCCCATCCACCGCAGTGTCATCGGCGCTTGTCGCGACTTTCCTGAGATGGTGGCAGGCGAGGGGCGTTTGACCACTCGGAAGATGCGTGAAATCCCTGGATTATTCTTAAAAGAAGGGGCCGAAGGAGTTCAAGTTGCCTCACTTCCGGACGGCCGCTCGCTTGCCGTCAAGGTCGATGATGGCTCAGCACGCGCTCTGGGCGTGCTCCTTGTTGCAGCCTTGGAATCGTTTGGAGTTGTTTCATCATCTGAGTCAACTCCAATCTACGGGGGTAAAGAAGTTGTCGGCTCCATTCGCGCAAATTTCTAG
- a CDS encoding DsrE family protein, with product MARSSNLVIKLASGAAEAERVAQAFSVASIALAAGVEVSLWLAGEASWFAIPGRAEEFSLPHSAPLHEMLSTLIESGTVTLCTQCAVRRNIQDGDQIKGIRIAGTATFVEEITREATQALVY from the coding sequence ATGGCACGATCATCGAATTTGGTTATCAAACTGGCATCCGGGGCTGCTGAGGCTGAACGGGTTGCGCAAGCATTTTCAGTTGCATCGATAGCACTTGCGGCAGGCGTTGAAGTCTCTCTCTGGCTAGCAGGTGAAGCATCATGGTTCGCAATCCCAGGGCGAGCCGAAGAATTTTCTCTGCCGCATTCAGCGCCACTACATGAAATGCTCTCTACTCTCATCGAGAGCGGAACAGTCACGCTCTGCACACAATGTGCGGTTCGCAGAAATATTCAAGATGGCGATCAAATCAAGGGGATCCGTATTGCCGGCACGGCGACTTTCGTGGAAGAAATTACCAGAGAGGCAACGCAGGCTCTCGTGTACTAA
- a CDS encoding DUF4395 domain-containing protein, translating to MTHFASQITDENSAEVKTIDARGPRFSALLTTGVLILALATNSVWVLIFQAVVFAIGAFRGPQFTPYAQIYKSLVRPRLKGEVPAEDIRPPQFAQSVGLIFALVGIAGSLSGLPLIFTIATSAALAAAFLNAAFNFCLGCEVYLLLLRLR from the coding sequence ATGACACATTTTGCTTCTCAAATCACAGATGAAAACTCAGCAGAAGTTAAAACGATCGATGCACGTGGCCCGCGATTCTCGGCACTTCTAACAACTGGAGTTCTAATACTGGCTCTCGCCACGAATTCAGTATGGGTGCTTATTTTTCAGGCCGTAGTTTTTGCGATTGGCGCTTTTCGTGGACCGCAATTCACCCCCTATGCACAAATCTATAAATCTTTGGTACGTCCTCGCTTGAAGGGCGAGGTCCCTGCCGAAGATATCCGCCCTCCACAATTTGCGCAGAGCGTCGGATTGATTTTTGCCCTGGTTGGCATCGCCGGCTCTCTAAGTGGTCTCCCACTCATCTTTACAATCGCAACCAGCGCCGCGCTCGCCGCCGCCTTCCTCAACGCAGCATTTAACTTCTGCCTCGGCTGCGAGGTTTACCTTCTCCTACTTCGGCTCCGTTAG
- a CDS encoding thioredoxin family protein — MNSLAPILIVLSLATAYGFWYQRSRGRIRASHKGPAAALSSEILGGPLGSRATLVQFSSAFCTPCRVTRILLENVVSALPDVVHIEIDAEAHLDLVRKLNIHSTPTTLILNSQGVEVGRAVGAPNRDQVLNSLASLR; from the coding sequence GTGAATTCCTTGGCTCCAATTCTAATTGTTCTCTCTCTGGCCACTGCCTATGGTTTCTGGTACCAACGCTCAAGGGGAAGGATTCGCGCCTCACATAAGGGCCCAGCAGCCGCTCTGAGTAGCGAAATACTTGGCGGCCCACTTGGATCAAGGGCTACTTTGGTCCAGTTCTCATCGGCTTTCTGCACCCCTTGCAGGGTGACCCGGATCCTTCTGGAAAATGTTGTTTCAGCATTGCCGGATGTGGTGCACATTGAAATAGATGCCGAAGCCCACCTTGATCTTGTCCGAAAACTCAATATTCATTCCACGCCAACTACCTTGATTCTGAATTCGCAAGGAGTGGAGGTGGGCCGTGCCGTGGGCGCTCCCAACCGCGACCAGGTTTTGAATTCCTTGGCATCGCTTAGGTAG
- a CDS encoding folate-binding protein, whose protein sequence is MTQVLVEDGPDKGAVWHFGQPSQEQRALAAGNAWADLSHFEIIGITGQDRLHWLHSLTTQHLEKLAPGIWTSALILDPQGHIEHQFNLMDDGERTWLTLDAGRGKALLAHLEKMKFMLRVEVRDLSGEYALLRAPGLSDSLGGPFAIVPRNEIALWHEKFNQSAVRVGTWALEAERVAVGRPRIGFETDYKSIPNELGLLNKSVHMNKGCYCGQETVAKIANLGKPPRRLAMLHLDGSVISIPATGADVEKDGVKVGFIGTVARHYELGTIALAVLKRSIPLDATLMIEGIPATQEATNLT, encoded by the coding sequence GTGACGCAGGTCCTTGTTGAAGATGGCCCAGATAAGGGTGCGGTCTGGCATTTTGGACAACCCAGCCAAGAGCAACGCGCTCTGGCAGCGGGCAACGCTTGGGCAGATCTCTCTCACTTCGAGATCATCGGCATTACAGGTCAGGATCGCTTACATTGGCTCCATTCACTCACAACTCAGCACCTTGAGAAATTAGCGCCCGGCATATGGACTTCTGCTCTTATTCTGGATCCGCAGGGCCACATCGAGCATCAGTTCAATCTGATGGATGACGGTGAGAGAACTTGGCTGACGTTGGATGCGGGGCGGGGGAAGGCACTGCTTGCCCATTTGGAGAAGATGAAATTTATGCTCCGTGTTGAAGTGCGCGATTTGAGCGGTGAGTATGCGTTGTTACGTGCCCCGGGACTTTCAGATTCTCTTGGCGGGCCATTTGCAATAGTGCCTCGAAATGAGATCGCGCTCTGGCACGAGAAATTTAATCAGAGTGCGGTTCGAGTTGGTACTTGGGCACTGGAGGCGGAAAGGGTCGCCGTTGGTAGGCCGCGAATAGGATTTGAAACCGATTACAAGTCAATTCCAAATGAACTTGGGCTGCTGAACAAATCAGTTCACATGAACAAAGGTTGCTATTGCGGACAGGAAACCGTTGCGAAGATTGCAAATTTGGGCAAACCTCCCCGTCGACTTGCAATGCTCCATTTGGATGGGAGTGTTATCAGTATTCCCGCGACCGGTGCTGATGTTGAAAAAGATGGTGTGAAGGTTGGATTTATCGGAACCGTCGCACGGCATTACGAATTAGGAACAATCGCACTTGCAGTATTGAAGCGGAGCATTCCGCTGGATGCGACACTAATGATTGAAGGGATTCCGGCAACTCAAGAGGCTACTAATTTAACTTAG